The genome window ataatgatgacgGTGGTGTTAGTGTTGGTGTTGGTGATGTGGTGGTGGAGTGacaataataatgatattaGTTGTGGTAGTAACAACATGATGACAATAAGAACTGCAATTATCAAATGTGggaaatacatattttttttaaactaaaaatcaaattcacaaatattttttccttgttttgaaaataaatataaaagtatttcaaaaattattaaaaaatcatttcaactcCATTTTTTGtcaaacacattttattttaaaaattacatttaaaaataaaaaattaaaaatttacaatcatCCCAAAATGGATCCTAATTTGTTTAAAGCCGAAATAGGAGATACCTAATTAAACTGGAACTCAACTTGGAGCTCTTGCAAAGGAATGGTAACATAAAAGTCAAATTTTGGAAACCtatgtgaatttgaaaacattgAAGAGGCAGTTGTTACCAACCACCATCCCAAAATGTAGCGTGTTTTGTTTGTAAGAGATTTGCAGTTAGATGCaaaatattactattaaaccaacGATCAAGTTCGGTAGCAACTGATTTTCTGTATAGTTTAATACGTTAATAATTAAAGCATTTAAAAAATAGCACCATGCATACATAAAAGAAATTGCAGTGCTatgaattttcaaattcttCCTTCTGTAGCTAGGtttgttcttaatttttatactcCGATGGTGTCTACTGAATTTAAAAGCGTCAATTCGGCCAAGTAAATTCATTCAGGCTAATCCGTTAAGGGGCACCaaaatttcatttctttctttatctttttaatttacttaaatatttcattaatataataaataacatgcaaatcaaatttttacataatttatctATGAATATacgtaaaatataaaaaataaaaatacttttaaaaatattaatattttataaagaaaatataatttaaaaaatatttgtaaatgttgtttaatttaattaaattatattgataatttataaatgtctcattatatttaatattatttgaaaaaatataagaaaaaagtaaaagtttTCATTGtggtaaattatttttctatcatcattgtattttaataataaaaaaaaactttttatctttaataccACCCACACGGTTCACTGATGTCCAGGGGGAAAAAAGTTACGGAAAAGCTGGCAATTGCCAACAACAGTAAAAATGGAAAGCTCTACTGTTCTATTCTGGGAGAGTTCAGCACCTCTCACTCCAatgcagaaaaggaaaaggaaacctAGTTGCTTTGTCCTTTCTCCAACTCCCACACCAAAAGATATTAATATTAACACCACAAATCCTATGACAACAGTGAATTAATGCATGAGACAGTACGGATTACAGAAGCAGGGTGAGGAGAGAACAGACCTGGTGAAAACCGATTTCCTTAGTGAGTGGAACACCGAGTTCAGCCATGCAAGCTTGCATTCGATCATCGGAGCCATAGAGAGCAGGATAGCGCTGAATACAACGGTCCTgcattttgctcagagctttggcCAAAGGGTAGCTTATGGCGAAACCGCCCCCACCATAGGCCATGCCGTAGGAGAAGAATATGTTCTGCAAGTGACTCTCCGACAAGCTCCCAATGTAGTACATGTAGTTGTGGTCGTACTTGTTTAAAATCCTCAGCAGATTGTCCGTCACGAAAACGGTGTCGTCGTCGCCCATCACGAACCACCGCACGTCCTTGTGCCCCATACGCAGCGTTTCCGTCACGATGCGCGATATTCGAATCGCGGAGCGGTGGCCCAGCTTGTTGGTGTATACGAAATTGGAAGTGTCGGTGGAAACCTTGGTTGGTGGCAACCCTTCGCTGGGGTTCCTCTTCACGCGATCGTCCAGCCACACCACTcccctcatcttctccttcttgtACCAAATCTTTATGTAGTTCTTTCTGTGTTCCCATAGCTTCGACGACGCCGCGATTCCGAACACCAGGTGCCGGAGCTCCGTTTTCTGCCCCCGTTTCCCCTTTCCGGCACGGGAATTGtgggatgaagatgaagattccGCTTCCGGCCACTCCGTTCCAtttgaggaagagaaagaggttGTGGAGGAGAGGTGGTTGATGATGAAAGGCGCGTGGTTGCACGTGCTTGATGACGTGGACGTGGATACCAGCTTGAGAGTGTAAGCCATGTAGGTGAGTGAAACCAGGAACATGAGCCATACCATAAGCTTCTGGGAGGCCGAGGATCGTGCACATCGACCCTGATCCCACATTACTTTCTCCGAACCTTTCATTCTTCCACTTTTCTCCTCTCCTCCTGTTTAAATGTGTCAAACTCTTTCAATACCGTTCAGAGTAACAAAAGCTtttgcaatttctttttttaattaaatattgaaaattatatataaattagagaTCTCCTAGTACGTACGAGATATCAACACTGAATTTTAATGTACTTAAAATGAAGAGGAGAGAAgcggaatattttttttcctcggaaatatcataaaaatgtaGAGCTAATCAATTAAGTGAAAGAGAATTCACAAGGGAAGCTAGGGTTGCAGAGAGCAGAGGATAGAGTGGAGAGTAGAGCATGCAAAGGTGCCAGGTTGCACACTCTTCCTGAATTAAACCAAGTTCCTTAATATAtaccaatattttaattgtacaataaggGATCACAGTTAAACTAGAGATGAATGTGTTCGCGTGTGACCACTGGTGTGTGTATATGCATGATATATATGCAAGTGGGGGAGAGTGAATGAATTTGATAATTATCGGAGTTAGTGAAACGTCTAAATTTCTACTTTTATAAGGTTCCTATATATGTTATATGCTATTACCATATATGATAGTGAACAATTTCTACCTCTCTTTGTTTTTGACTCTTCAGGTAGCTAGTTAAGTCCTTAACTACTTTCCTAACAAACAAACTACTCTGTCATCTAAAAACTGGCAATAGTAAGTTCCGTTTGGCTTTTTCTTTCGTTTATCTTGTCGTTAATGACCAAATGCTATATACAACAAAATTACAATACGGATTCTTATTGTTAgcttttattaatatatgtacAAGAATATCTCAAttacttttatataaatattaaactttcgtatgaaaaaaaaaatctatatatgaTTCTTCGTGTGACTAGCTAGTGTTTGATTTAATAACATAACATTAACAATAGTGACCGTGCTTAGCCTTTCTTGTCCGAAACTTCAGACGACAGTTCCTTTTTCTTAGGAATTGCtacttttctttataaaatgACAATTTCAGAATTTCTTGACCCACAAAGGAAATCAACaccttttaagaaaaaattaaaggaaaacaaTAAAGTCAATTCTATGACTTGTCCAGTAACTAGTCGTAAATATGTTGGTTTGGGATgaatttatatattcttttacgtaaattatatatatgaatccATACCAACAGAGACGAAGTGGAAAGAAACAAACTAGAGAAAAACAAGACGCGGCTTCTTTCTTCTGATGTATGTGTGACTACGCACACATGGAGAAGCATCTTGTTGGTCCCCAAGCAAACTATAGACACGGTAAACAAAAGTCACATTTGGTAGCATCTTTTTGGTCCCCAAGTCATCATTTagaatgtgtttggatggagaaatttaaaattttaagaaattttaaattctaagaattttaaatactttaattgaaattcttttattttcaaaattttatatttaaataaaaaaagttaaaattatgaggataaaaaaaatgaataaaaaaaagaaaaaatatcattggtgtactagttatacgtgttcctGAATAGCACTTTAAggagagaatttcaattttttatcttttataagaaaattgaaattccagatttttagttgtttaaaattctgatttaaaattttaaatttttcataaaaaaatattcaaacaataaattctagattatcaaaatttaaattctctgttttctaagttaaaattttctatctAAACATACTATCCAAATATACTCTTATTGCATGGAGAagattttgatattattattctGCCACCAAATGTTGAATACTAATTCTTGTTTTTCTTGCAAGATAGAGGCCAAATAAACGAAAAACgtgaattttagttttaaattttgtgtTGTCTGGACGCTTTCTGAACATCACGTGCGATCATAAAGAATGAAAGACGACATACGGATTCTGACAAGTGACAATAACATTATAGAATCTCCTTTAGTTGCATGCATGGAGTTTGGTATGGTAACTGATTTTGGTAAATTGATGTCCAAAGAGTCCTTATTTTGATACATATtactttcttataatttatttttatttcatttttttcttttttatctctatATTTTTCATCATATGACATATCTATCATATTTATCACTTCTTTTTCtaccttttccttcttctctctatctctcttttCCCTCCACCCCAATTCACTCCAAAATAGGGTTAAACATTTATCGTTTAATTTTCATGTCCAAATTAATACCAACACCATCACACATCGATCGAACTTaaactaatgtattttttttaataatgagaAAAATTACTAATAAGAATAGAATATTTTCATTATGTAAAAGAAAGTTATAACCTCTTCTTTTTTGCATAAgagaaaaacaatattttcttttaataaaatactacTATACAGGACAACACATAATGAGACATTACAAAATTATGATAAAGAAGCTGGTGGAGAAAGTTgtatttagtttatatatacGAAAATTACACGTTATTCATTGTTATTTAGTGcaacaaatcaaaataagaaatttcatAGCTAGTGGACTAGGGGTCGTAGGGCCAAAATGTTGAGCTCCATGGAGGAGAATGGAAGTGAAGAAGATGTTCCATTGTGCAATTAATTCGTGCGATAGTGAACCTTTACGGGATTACGGATCATTAATTATTAAGAGTGAGGAGCATATATTTGCAACAAGAAGCAATTTCCATGAATTATTAAGAGCGAAGAGCTAAGTAGAGCTTAGAGGAGCGTCCTTCATAAGTTATGATGTTAATTTTACAACAATATGAGATCATATTAGGTCTTCTCCTTCTTCAACTTCCCAACCAACTTGCCAATTTTAATTTGTCCGTTCACATAACCCCTTCATCAATTCCCCCTAAAACAATTTCCGCATGTGTGTGAGATTTCCTTTTCGTACGTGTTTGTGTGTCTATAAGTAGGTATAGACGTTTTGCCAGGTGGATATTAATAAGGTCCTtataaatagaacatattttttacacctacaaaaagaaaattctagTACGTATATGGGGTTATATTCTCATTTGTCGTGACTTCTcattcaaaatagaaaaatatacacagatcatcttttattttaagaaaaaacttGTTTATTACGAATAACTTTTCGTAAAATTTGACGAATGAATATTATTGGTTGAGATTGTAAAAGCAGgatatttttttgtgtgaaaataGCATTTTATAATGTATGGTCAGTTATTGCCATCATTCGTGCTTTTGTGCGTAACAATTATCTCATACCAAATAATATTGTCCTTATTTTAAGCATTCAACTAAcactttatttttctctatttgttTTCTTATCACATGATAATTCTTATCACATATAAATCTTATCGCACCTAcaaactttttctcttttcttaccTCTCTCTAGGTATTGGATATCACATTAGATGTCTATCAAATATTTAccttcaaaatattttgatgaGGCTGGGGCAAGCGTACGTGTAAATTTGGTCATTTTGCATTGCACATCCTTTTAAATAGTTGTGCGTGGCCTCTTCGTTCTGTTGGCTTCTTGGTGGTGCTTTGACGTGATCATTCATAACCAACTCAGAAGGTTATTTGAAGACACTTAATAGGTAccaaaaaggggaaaaaaaacaaaaagaaaatatttttctacgtGTGCTAATTTTTTGTTTCGATAAACTTTGTGTGCTAATTTATACTTTATTAAAATGTATACCGTGCATTTCATGCAAGATTTACTCGGAAGTTTAAAAATGATGAAGGTatcataatttctttttattttatatgataaaaaatatgttaaaaatttgtCATCACCCTGACCCCACGTTAGTTTCTCCGAATCATTCATTCTTCCACTTACGCTAATTTCTCTCCTCTGCGATACAAAATCCCTGCAGTACCGTTaaacgaaaaaacaaaaaaggctcACGAGTAACAAAagcttttgcaatttttttttttaagtaaaaagaaaaaaaagaatcagaTTTCCTAGTACGCTCCAGTTACCGGACACACtgaattttgaagaaaatgaaggagagaaataaagaaaatttaatcggtaatattttaaagttatgTGCATGTGGGGAGAGTGAATGAATTTGACAAATTCTGGTTATCGGAGTTAGAGAAACGTCTAAATTTCTACTTTGATTAGGTTCCTATACATGCCATTAATTAGCCCATTACCATATATGACAGTGAACAATTTCCAcctctctttgtttttttactctTCAGGGGGTTAAGTGGTTGACTACTTTCTATCGCAACAAACAAACTACTCTGTCATCTAAAACTGGCAATAGTAAGTCTCGATTGGCTTTTTCTTTCGTTTATCTTGTCGTTAATGACCAAATGCaatacacaacaaaattataatacgGATTCTTATTGCTaacttttattaatatgtaCAAGAATAtctcaataatttttatataatatattaaatatatcatatGAAAAAAATCTATGGTTCTTCGTGACTTATAGGGATTAATAACACAACATTAACAATATATAGTGACCGTGCTTATAGCCTTAATTTCTCGTCACAATTGGTACGTAGCATATCTTGTAGGTCCCCTGGTCATGATTTATTGTATGGAAGGGAATTATTCTGCCATACCAAATGTTGGATACTGGATTTTTGACAATGTACTATATGAGGGCCGTCCCTGTGCGCGACATGGACCCTGATCCCAAGTTAATATAATATGAAATCTttaatcttattctttgacaacGTATCGTGTGAAACCAATTAAGTGAACATCAGAAATCAGCAAGTGAAGTTACTATCACAAAATTGGCAACCTTACAGTATCACAACCTCTTTTTCTCACCACCTGCGTCGAAGCTGCTGGAAAAGTGTACTTAGATAAGTAAGTCAACCTTATCAATATATAGATGAAGTAGAAGCAGAGCACTAGTATACAAAACAgtatttattttaccttttatcTATAATTACGAGAATTTTCACCACCTACAATAGTGTTAATATAACTGCCTTTTGTTTTGCTTCCTAATTTGTGCACCCTATTATAACTCGCagacaaagaaaataaagtatTGAGACTTGAGACTCACGTCTCAATCTCATGGCCATCAGCGCAAAAACACCAGCGAGGGGCATATTTGTCTCGTAGATTTAGGCAATAGCCCCTCTTTCTTCCTACCCTCAAAAAGTTAAACATGGGCCTAATTTTTCCTAGTGTGGGCCTGAGTGGAAGATGGAGTAACCGGGCTCATCCAATGTCCATAGACCCAAATAAAAGGCTCTACAATGCCATGCAGGGAATTGATACCTTATTGCTATTGGCCCCTACATTAACGCGAAAAATACCATTTTATCCTTTCCTCTTCCCTTCACCTTCTTCTCACCAAGATCTGAATCACGCAACCATCATCACCTCCATGCTGCGCAACGGTCCTACCCTGTCTCCTCCGATTTTATTTTAGGCCCAGTTATATCCATTTTAGATGTATGGTTCAGACCAACTTACTATCACAagatattaaattcattttctaaTGTCTGTTGAGACAAATGTTCAGCTAGACTGTTAGCTGgaggttttttttcttttctggaaCAATGGTATAAATATTAACTAATGAATATTAGATGATTAAGTACATAGCAATAGCATAGCGACGaaatggacaaaacaaaatttcCTTTGGCACTTTACATACATCTAAAACTGGAGGTAGCTAACTGATAAGGGAaaaaaaccaataaaagaaaacatatatgTTTCCTTGGAGAAGGAGCGCTAAGTAAAAGGGAATACGAATTACATGGGAGCATGAACAGGTAGATGAAGTAGTACAATAAGAACTAATCCTGGTTGAAGCGACTAGCTAGTTTTTCCTTGGAGAATTCAAGCCCGACGAAGAGGCTCTGGAAATCACAGAGATGATCGAATGAAAAGCATTGGCTGCTATCTTGGACTTTATCTGCCCTCTTTTTGGAAGTGGCTTTTGGCTTCTAAACCTGTTCCTGTTGGCAAATTCAGCAGCTGAAACACGACCCATTCTGTTGTTCATTCTCTCAAACAATTAAACTGATCAATCAATATCTTTTGAATGTAGGTAGCAAGTGTTTTTCTGATAAGAAGAATGTATGGTACGTATGAGTTTATATAGAACCCTGAATAAGTTTAtcgaaaatttattatttttaggtgGTAAAACCCGTGGGCGAGTGATTACAAAAGAGGGTGAAGCAGCTCTGTCTCGATGGTGGGAGTTAGGGAGCATGCCAGCTAATCTGTGTTACCGTATAAGATTCCTTTCCACTCAACGCATGACAAGTTAAGTGTCGAATCCATAGTTTTGATTTTCAGTGAACCAAAAATAAATCATCACATAGATAGAGTATTGGTGTTTTCAGCCTTCACCAGTGCGAGCGATGAACACGTGCGGGTAAATCAGTGGTATCTGCTGCACCGGTACCAATGATTTTGGTCTCGGATAAGTTTGTTAACATTTCATACAccaattgtttcattttttagtcgctgtcctcattttcagtgtaaATTAGAAAGCTAGCTGGctatgtattattattaattagagCCTGCAAGTCaagtaaattaatattaatgttgGATGGTGATGCGGTCTCACATGGTTATGAAACTTGTTTTGCTGATATCAAACACGACCACCGTGCACAATCTTCTCAGTCTCACAAATACGGGAtactaatacaaaaaataaaggttGGCCTCTCCGTTTTATCTTAATTCCTCGCTCTTTCTGAATTAGTCTTTTTTTGTCGTGGTTGTCTAGGTGCTGTTTGGTTGACCCAATTGTATATATAATGTGGAAGATTCAGGTCTGCCTCCTGTTTGCTTAGACACAACAACATGAACGGATAGAATTTAATTGTTCTGTTTCATGGCATTATTAGAACATTTGtggaaaattacattaaaatgaGAAGGATGTTATacaaatatgaaattatatgagaataatttaaataaattaattattattatcaatactAATAATATGTATctgttttttaataatatattatttaagaattttattgttaagcctaattaatttaagataGTTATAAGATGAGTGAGCCAATGAG of Glycine soja cultivar W05 chromosome 1, ASM419377v2, whole genome shotgun sequence contains these proteins:
- the LOC114425034 gene encoding uncharacterized protein LOC114425034, with the protein product MKGSEKVMWDQGRCARSSASQKLMVWLMFLVSLTYMAYTLKLVSTSTSSSTCNHAPFIINHLSSTTSFSSSNGTEWPEAESSSSSHNSRAGKGKRGQKTELRHLVFGIAASSKLWEHRKNYIKIWYKKEKMRGVVWLDDRVKRNPSEGLPPTKVSTDTSNFVYTNKLGHRSAIRISRIVTETLRMGHKDVRWFVMGDDDTVFVTDNLLRILNKYDHNYMYYIGSLSESHLQNIFFSYGMAYGGGGFAISYPLAKALSKMQDRCIQRYPALYGSDDRMQACMAELGVPLTKEIGFHQYDVYGNLFGLLAAHPVTPLVSLHHLDVVEPIFPNATRVEAIKRLTIPMKLDSASLIQQSICHDRNRRWTISVSWGFAVQIFRGIFTQREMEMPSRTFLNWYRRADYTAYAFNTRPFSRNPCQKPFVFYFSKAKLNSTLQQTVTDYERDPIPSPECRWNMADPSALDKIEVHKKKDPHLWDRAPRRNCCRVMKSNKTGILKIEVAVCRDGEFSEPA